A single region of the Paraburkholderia sp. SOS3 genome encodes:
- a CDS encoding M85 family metallopeptidase — translation MNTTITGSSPWPTSSSFADAPPHTKITQDRSSRAAQTNHALRQPPRARRDDPSIPTRTSDAFADYVLRAGSQAPMTEEQMFSARIGILRSISASRPRLADRQTADMIGNTLLDAMNRSPTFRSVVSYSFARNGGRFDNLTFRNEYIHNATYLGAMTPIGSMTISYLQSHGTNPLPVTAESDANRAWRNIGPYVNLGVAPNPDTPASQAWQAVLMHEITHHLTGADDPPASSQGSHLGPTEIIARRIAGEMGWALPTFRGYGDPARVAYHLQANWTGLLEAAQRNGAHEHSFFERLENISDAHDASADFHELDPPGAAGSATHNASVLADMEPDDLERVRFHDGEVSFFPFADSAPAGKPDGYQSAYAASSASWNTQGRFFRYGEPVGGNPHVRQFDFPDGSKAVITAHQPTLAASDLTGFETAMAVGGAALGGAVIGFVGSGGNPAGAYLGGAAGAAAGSAIAAKFPYDRIWQGYTLEYFNQGETAPFYTQSMYAWDSGWSRVGLLSRQRDSNLWPDYADTNPDKNWNWWTWRTGNAPKRT, via the coding sequence ATGAACACAACTATCACGGGATCGAGCCCTTGGCCGACCTCATCCAGCTTTGCCGACGCCCCGCCGCACACAAAAATCACGCAAGACAGAAGCAGCCGCGCAGCGCAGACGAACCATGCGTTACGGCAACCGCCGCGAGCGAGGCGCGACGACCCAAGCATCCCCACCAGGACATCCGATGCGTTCGCGGATTACGTGCTGCGTGCCGGCTCCCAGGCACCCATGACCGAGGAACAGATGTTTTCCGCGCGCATCGGCATCCTGCGTTCTATTTCGGCGAGCCGCCCGCGACTGGCCGATCGGCAAACGGCCGACATGATCGGCAACACCTTGCTCGACGCGATGAACCGGTCGCCGACTTTCCGTTCGGTGGTCAGTTACAGCTTCGCCCGCAACGGCGGACGCTTCGACAACCTCACCTTCAGGAACGAATACATCCACAACGCTACCTACCTGGGTGCCATGACACCGATCGGCAGCATGACGATTTCCTACCTGCAGTCGCATGGAACGAATCCGCTGCCGGTCACTGCGGAATCCGACGCGAATCGCGCATGGAGAAACATTGGACCCTATGTGAATCTCGGCGTGGCGCCGAACCCGGACACACCCGCTTCGCAGGCCTGGCAAGCCGTATTGATGCACGAGATCACCCATCATCTGACCGGCGCGGACGATCCCCCCGCAAGTTCACAGGGCAGTCACCTGGGGCCGACCGAGATCATTGCGCGACGTATAGCCGGCGAGATGGGTTGGGCGCTGCCGACATTCCGCGGCTACGGCGATCCGGCTCGCGTCGCGTATCACCTGCAAGCCAACTGGACCGGGCTCCTCGAAGCGGCGCAGCGCAATGGCGCACATGAGCACTCGTTTTTCGAGCGCCTGGAAAACATCAGCGATGCGCACGACGCGAGTGCCGATTTTCATGAACTGGACCCGCCGGGCGCAGCGGGCAGCGCGACCCATAACGCCTCGGTGCTTGCGGATATGGAACCGGACGATCTCGAGCGCGTGCGCTTCCACGACGGCGAGGTATCGTTCTTCCCGTTCGCCGACAGCGCACCGGCGGGCAAACCCGACGGATACCAGAGTGCGTATGCGGCAAGCAGCGCAAGCTGGAATACGCAGGGCCGGTTTTTTCGTTACGGCGAACCGGTGGGCGGCAACCCGCACGTCCGGCAGTTCGATTTTCCCGACGGCAGCAAGGCCGTCATCACCGCGCATCAGCCGACGCTGGCCGCGAGTGACCTGACCGGATTCGAGACGGCCATGGCGGTGGGCGGCGCAGCGCTGGGCGGCGCCGTCATCGGCTTTGTCGGCAGCGGCGGCAACCCGGCCGGCGCATACCTCGGAGGCGCGGCCGGTGCTGCCGCGGGATCGGCAATCGCAGCGAAGTTTCCCTACGACCGCATCTGGCAGGGTTACACGCTCGAGTATTTCAACCAGGGCGAGACGGCTCCGTTCTACACGCAGTCCATGTATGCGTGGGACAGCGGCTGGAGCCGGGTCGGCTTGCTATCGAGACAGCGCGATTCGAACCTTTGGCCCGATTACGCCGATACCAACCCGGACAAGAACTGGAACTGGTGGACGTGGAGAACGGGCAACGCGCCCAAACGCACGTGA